In Mycolicibacterium nivoides, the DNA window GCTCGGCAGGATGGACCTTTTCCGTTTTGGTGAGCGTGCTCATGCTGCCTCCTGACCTGGCGTGGTGTCGTAGGCGTCGTGGATGCGCGCGTCGGGTTCGTGGGCCACGACGATGGGGGCCGGTCGGCGGAATTCGTCGATGAAGAAGGCCTTGCCGATCCGAGAGCCGCGATTGGGTCGACCGGTGCCCTCGTCGTCGTCGAAGTCGGTCGGTTCACGCATGTCTTCGGGATCCGGGTCGGCAAGGAAGTACTCTTCAAGGTCGTCGTAGTCGGCAGCGCGCAGTCCGGCTTTACGCGCGACTTCTTTTGCCAGTTCCTCGTTTTCGAACGGGACGATGAGTTGTTGGGTGATGAACTTGTCGCCCATCAGGGTGAGGTCGGCTACCGGATCCTGGGTGATGATCAGCAACCCGGTGTAGTGCTTGCGAGCGCGGCGGCTGATGAGGTGTGCGTCGGCGGCGCCGGCGCGGGAGTTGAGCAGGCCTCCGGCTTCTTCGAGGATGATGAGGCCGAATCGGGACTTGTTGGCGAAGAAGGTGGTTCGGGCGAGCCGGACGAGCATGCCGTAGATGGCGACGGAGGCCTTCTTGCGGTCGCTGAGGTCGTTGTACAGGTGGGGTGTGCTCATTTCCTCGGCGTCGGGCAGGTCGAGGCTTTCGGTGAGCCAGATCGTCAGGTCGAGGTTGGCCAGGTCGGGGATGGGCAGGGTGTCGTCGAAGATGGCGCGGGTAAAGTCGTATGTTGACCAGGACTGCAGGGCAACCAGGATCGGGTAGAGATCCTCGGCAAGCCTGGTGACCTGCTCGGACCGTGTGTCGGGTTGGTCGATCGGTGCTTGGATGCTGGCGATGTAGGCCATGAGCGCCGCCGTGCTGGGGATCTTGAGTTGTCGGCGGGCGCGCGCGGTGAGGATGGTGCGCAGTCGTTGCACGGCGACGCTGCGTGAGTCCAGGCCCATCATCGGGATCATGTAGTCGAGCCAGTAGCCGCCTGCGACGCGTTCGGGGAAGATCCGTAGCGGGTCGCAGCCGAAGTTGTTGCCGGCCATATCGATCACGGCCTTGCGGTCGGTGGGGACGTCGGCGAATGCCTTGGCCCATTCGATGCCGGGGTCGACGATGAACAGTTGGGCGCCGCGCTGGTATTCGCCGCGGGCGATGCGTTTGGAGGCATAGGACTTGCCGTATCCGGGTGCGCCGCTGCAGACGAGGCAGGGGTTGTGGTTACGCCGTGCGGTGCCGGGCAGGTCGATCAGGACGGCGCTGTTGAGTGCGTTGGACGTGTTGAAGCCCAACAGTGTTCCGTTGGTGTTGCCGACCTGCGATGAGGTGATTGGAACGAACCGGGACCACTTTAGTGCCGTCGTGCGGTAGCTGAACTGCTCGACGGCACTCTTGTGGGTGGGGACACCGGAGTTGAATGCGGCCCAGAGTTTGGCCTGGGCGCCGCGGTGGTGGCGTACGGAGACCTGACCGGAGGATGCGAGCTGTTCTTTGAGGCGTTTCACGCTGTGGTCGAGGGTTGCGGGGTCTTTGGCCCCGACCGCGATGACGAAGGCGGTCTCCATCGGACGTTCGTCACTGTTGGAGGCGAGTAGGCGGTTGTACTCGGCGAGCTGGCGACCGGTGTCGCGTAGTTCTCGGTCCCCGTCGCGGGCGTCGTGCCGTTGCTTGAACTGGTCGTCGAGGTTTTCCTTGGCCCGGTCGTTGCGCACGAATTCCAGTTCCCGGTTGTGGGCGACGAGGTTGATGGCGAAGTCGAATTCGGCGCCGGTGTTGAGGTCATCGAGTGCGTCGAGGAACTCCGACCCTGGAAATCGGATACCGGCCTTGGGCATATCGGTGACCGGCAGGATGGCTTGATAGCTGTCGGGGTAGAGGCCGTCGGGGCTGCTGACGCGCAGCACTTTTTTCCAGGACGGCACCCGCCGCACACCGGCACACCACAGGGCGACGAGGCCGGCTGTGGTGAGGCCGAACAGTATTGCGGGGGCAACGATGACAAACACCGCGGTGAGGACAGTCAGGGCGGCCATCACGCCGGCTGCGGGCAGCATGGGCAGTTTGCGGCCGGAGTTGTGTAGTTGGTCGCCGTCGTCGAACTCGGCCACGGGGAAGTTGCGGGGTGCTTGTCGAGCGGTCCCTTGGCGGCGTCGGGGGAGCGGGTTGGTGAAGGTGCCGCGCCAGGCGGTGCGCCGCCAAAACCAGTCGACCATGTCCTCGGTCACCGGCACCGGTGAGAAGTCTTCCGGCAGCGAGGTGACGATGTCGTGGGCGAGGGTGCGGTAGGCGGCAAGGGACTCGTCGGAGTCCCTGTCGCGTCCGGCCAGCCAGTCTTTGAGTTTGGTGGCCTGCCCCAGGGGGGTGTGGCCCTCTCGGCCGGCGTCGACGGGAAATCGCAGCCAGTACAGGCGGGTCCGGGGGTTCTTCTGCCCGAGTTGGCCGGCAAGTCCTTGGCAGGTGGCGATCCATTCGGGCTTGTCGCGGTGACCGTGCAGCATCGCGCGCAGCAGTTGGCGCTGGCTTTGCGGTACCGACATGCTGTAGATCCATGCGCCTGCAGGGACTTCGCGGGCCAGATTGCGGTGCCGTTCGGCGGCGCCGAGGCGGTGTTTGGTCGGCTGCAGGTAGTAGCGCAGCCCGGACACGAGGTAGTTGGCGTACACGCCGTGCTTCGTGAATTCCAGGTGGCCGATGACGTCGTCGGGCGGGGCCAGGATCATGCTGTCTCGGCTGGATTCGTTCTTCGGTCGTATCGCCCGCCAGATGCTGCGGATCCGAAATCCGAGGCTGGGTTTCCCGTACGGGATCATGGCGCCAATCCCGGCGGCGATGAGCGTCAGAAACAGGGGAACGAAGAACAGGGTTTGTGCGTGTCCGGAATCGAGGAACAGCAACGGCAGCGCGACGGTGACGGTCCCGCCGAGTGCGAGCGGAACCGCCACCCCGATGCGTAGTGACTTGTTGAACAGCAGATCGGTGTAGGTGGGGGTGTCGTGCACCCCTTTGAACACCTGTGCGGATTCGACAGCCATTTAGCCGAACTGTCCTGTGGTGATGCCGCTTTGGTCGACGGTCTTCTTCGTGGACACGTAGATCGCGTAGCCCGATCCCACGATGACTGCGACGATGACCGACAGCAGTGCCCACAAGATTGTTTCGCCTTTGCGGCCGCCGAAGAATGCCGCGGTGGCACGGGCGCCGCCGCCGATCAAGATGAGAATGACGAAGACGCCGATGAGGATGGTGTAGAGCGATCGTGACCCTGACGTCAGATCGGTGGCTGCGAGAATGGTTGTGGTGGTGCCCGGTTCAGAGAGGGCGTTTGCGGTGAGGGCCGTGAGATGGCCGGTCGTGGGGAGCATTGGGTTTCCTTTCGCGGGTTATTTGGTGCGGGTTGATCGATCGGATGCGTTTGGCATCACGGCTTTCCAGTTGTCGGCGCGGGGACGACGGGTGTGAGTTCGGCGT includes these proteins:
- a CDS encoding ATP-binding protein; the protein is MAVESAQVFKGVHDTPTYTDLLFNKSLRIGVAVPLALGGTVTVALPLLFLDSGHAQTLFFVPLFLTLIAAGIGAMIPYGKPSLGFRIRSIWRAIRPKNESSRDSMILAPPDDVIGHLEFTKHGVYANYLVSGLRYYLQPTKHRLGAAERHRNLAREVPAGAWIYSMSVPQSQRQLLRAMLHGHRDKPEWIATCQGLAGQLGQKNPRTRLYWLRFPVDAGREGHTPLGQATKLKDWLAGRDRDSDESLAAYRTLAHDIVTSLPEDFSPVPVTEDMVDWFWRRTAWRGTFTNPLPRRRQGTARQAPRNFPVAEFDDGDQLHNSGRKLPMLPAAGVMAALTVLTAVFVIVAPAILFGLTTAGLVALWCAGVRRVPSWKKVLRVSSPDGLYPDSYQAILPVTDMPKAGIRFPGSEFLDALDDLNTGAEFDFAINLVAHNRELEFVRNDRAKENLDDQFKQRHDARDGDRELRDTGRQLAEYNRLLASNSDERPMETAFVIAVGAKDPATLDHSVKRLKEQLASSGQVSVRHHRGAQAKLWAAFNSGVPTHKSAVEQFSYRTTALKWSRFVPITSSQVGNTNGTLLGFNTSNALNSAVLIDLPGTARRNHNPCLVCSGAPGYGKSYASKRIARGEYQRGAQLFIVDPGIEWAKAFADVPTDRKAVIDMAGNNFGCDPLRIFPERVAGGYWLDYMIPMMGLDSRSVAVQRLRTILTARARRQLKIPSTAALMAYIASIQAPIDQPDTRSEQVTRLAEDLYPILVALQSWSTYDFTRAIFDDTLPIPDLANLDLTIWLTESLDLPDAEEMSTPHLYNDLSDRKKASVAIYGMLVRLARTTFFANKSRFGLIILEEAGGLLNSRAGAADAHLISRRARKHYTGLLIITQDPVADLTLMGDKFITQQLIVPFENEELAKEVARKAGLRAADYDDLEEYFLADPDPEDMREPTDFDDDEGTGRPNRGSRIGKAFFIDEFRRPAPIVVAHEPDARIHDAYDTTPGQEAA